A single Nomascus leucogenys isolate Asia chromosome 14, Asia_NLE_v1, whole genome shotgun sequence DNA region contains:
- the PAX8 gene encoding paired box protein Pax-8 isoform X1, translating into MPHNSIRSGHGGLNQLGGAFVNGRPLPEVVRQRIVDLAHQGVRPCDISRQLRVSHGCVSKILGRYYETGSIRPGVIGGSKPKVATPKVVEKIGDYKRQNPTMFAWEIRDRLLAEGVCDNDTVPSVSSINRIIRTKVQQPFNLPMDSCVATKSLSPGHTLIPSSAVTPPESPQSDSLGSTYSINGLLGIAQPGSDKRKMDDSDQDSCRLSIDSQSSSSGPRKHLRTDAFSQHHLEPLECPFERQHYPEAYASPSHTKGEQGLYPLPLLNSTLDDGKATLTPSNTPLGRNLSTHQTYPVVADPHSPFAIKQETPEVSSSSSTPSSLSSSAFLDLQQVGSGVPAGASVPPFNAFPHAASVYGQFTGQALLSGREMVGPTLPGYPPHIPTSGQGSYASSAIAGMVAGSEYSGNAYGHTPYSSYSEAWRFPNSSLLSSPYYYSSTSRPSAPPTTATAFDHL; encoded by the exons GCCATGGAGGGCTGAACCAGCTGGGAGGGGCCTTTGTGAACGGTAGACCCCTGCCGGAAGTGGTCCGCCAGCGCATTGTAGACCTGGCCCACCAGGGTGTGAGGCCCTGTGACATCTCTCGCCAGCTCCGCGTCAGCCATGGCTGCGTCAGCAAGATCCTAGGCAG GTACTACGAGACTGGCAGCATCCGGCCTGGAGTGATAGGGGGCTCCAAGCCCAAGGTGGCCACCCCCAAGGTGGTGGAGAAGATTGGGGACTACAAACGCCAGAACCCTACCATGTTTGCCTGGGAGATCCGAGACCGGCTCCTGGCTGAGGGCGTCTGTGACAATGATACTGTGCCCAGTGTCAGCTCCATTAATAG AATCATCCGGACCAAAGTGCAGCAACCATTCAACCTCCCTATGGACAGCTGCGTGGCCACCAAGTCCCTGAGTCCTGGACACACACTGA TCCCCAGCTCAGCTGTAACTCCCCCAGAGTCACCCCAGTCGGATTCCTTGGGCTCCACCTACTCCATCAATGGGCTCCTGGGCATCGCTCAGCCTGGCAGTGACAAGAGGAAAATGGATGACA GTGATCAGGATAGCTGCCGGCTGAGCATTGACTCACAGAGCAGCAGCAGCGGACCCCGAAAGCACCTTCGCACGGATGCCTTCAGCCAGCACCACCTCGAGCCGCTCGAGTGCCCATTTGAGCGGCAGCACTACCCGGAGGCCTATGCCTCCCCCAGCCACACCAAAGGCGAGCAG GGCCTCTACCCGCTGCCCTTGCTCAACAGCACCCTGGACGACGGGAAGGCCACCCTGACCCCTTCCAACACGCCACTGGGGCGCAACCTCTCGACTCACCAGACCTACCCTGTGGTGGCAG ATCCTCATTCACCCTTCGCCATAAAGCAGGAAACCCCCGAGGTGTCCAGTTCTAGCTCCACCCCTTCCTCTTTATCTAGCTCCGCCTTTTTGGATCTGCAGCAAGTCGGCTCCGGGGTCCCAGCCGGTGCCTCGGTCCCGCCCTTCAATGCCTTTCCCCATGCTGCCTCCGTGTACGGGCAGTTCACGGGCCAGGCCCTCCTCTCAG GGCGAGAGATGGTGGGGCCCACGCTGCCCGGATACCCACCCCACATCCCCACCAGTGGACAGGGCAGCTATGCCTCCTCTGCCAtcgcaggcatggtggcag GAAGTGAATACTCTGGCAACGCCTATGGCCACACCCCCTACTCCTCCTACAGCGAGGCCTGGCGCTTCCCCAACTCCAGCTTGCTGA GTTCCCCATATTATTACAGTTCCACATCAAGACCGAGCGCACCGCCCACCACTGCCACAGCCTTTGACCATCTGTAG
- the PAX8 gene encoding paired box protein Pax-8 isoform X2: MPHNSIRSGHGGLNQLGGAFVNGRPLPEVVRQRIVDLAHQGVRPCDISRQLRVSHGCVSKILGRYYETGSIRPGVIGGSKPKVATPKVVEKIGDYKRQNPTMFAWEIRDRLLAEGVCDNDTVPSVSSINRIIRTKVQQPFNLPMDSCVATKSLSPGHTLIPSSAVTPPESPQSDSLGSTYSINGLLGIAQPGSDKRKMDDSDQDSCRLSIDSQSSSSGPRKHLRTDAFSQHHLEPLECPFERQHYPEAYASPSHTKGEQGLYPLPLLNSTLDDGKATLTPSNTPLGRNLSTHQTYPVVAAPPFWICSKSAPGSQPVPRSRPSMPFPMLPPCTGSSRARPSSQGERWWGPRCPDTHPTSPPVDRAAMPPLPSQAWWQEVNTLATPMATPPTPPTARPGASPTPAC, from the exons GCCATGGAGGGCTGAACCAGCTGGGAGGGGCCTTTGTGAACGGTAGACCCCTGCCGGAAGTGGTCCGCCAGCGCATTGTAGACCTGGCCCACCAGGGTGTGAGGCCCTGTGACATCTCTCGCCAGCTCCGCGTCAGCCATGGCTGCGTCAGCAAGATCCTAGGCAG GTACTACGAGACTGGCAGCATCCGGCCTGGAGTGATAGGGGGCTCCAAGCCCAAGGTGGCCACCCCCAAGGTGGTGGAGAAGATTGGGGACTACAAACGCCAGAACCCTACCATGTTTGCCTGGGAGATCCGAGACCGGCTCCTGGCTGAGGGCGTCTGTGACAATGATACTGTGCCCAGTGTCAGCTCCATTAATAG AATCATCCGGACCAAAGTGCAGCAACCATTCAACCTCCCTATGGACAGCTGCGTGGCCACCAAGTCCCTGAGTCCTGGACACACACTGA TCCCCAGCTCAGCTGTAACTCCCCCAGAGTCACCCCAGTCGGATTCCTTGGGCTCCACCTACTCCATCAATGGGCTCCTGGGCATCGCTCAGCCTGGCAGTGACAAGAGGAAAATGGATGACA GTGATCAGGATAGCTGCCGGCTGAGCATTGACTCACAGAGCAGCAGCAGCGGACCCCGAAAGCACCTTCGCACGGATGCCTTCAGCCAGCACCACCTCGAGCCGCTCGAGTGCCCATTTGAGCGGCAGCACTACCCGGAGGCCTATGCCTCCCCCAGCCACACCAAAGGCGAGCAG GGCCTCTACCCGCTGCCCTTGCTCAACAGCACCCTGGACGACGGGAAGGCCACCCTGACCCCTTCCAACACGCCACTGGGGCGCAACCTCTCGACTCACCAGACCTACCCTGTGGTGGCAG CTCCGCCTTTTTGGATCTGCAGCAAGTCGGCTCCGGGGTCCCAGCCGGTGCCTCGGTCCCGCCCTTCAATGCCTTTCCCCATGCTGCCTCCGTGTACGGGCAGTTCACGGGCCAGGCCCTCCTCTCAG GGCGAGAGATGGTGGGGCCCACGCTGCCCGGATACCCACCCCACATCCCCACCAGTGGACAGGGCAGCTATGCCTCCTCTGCCAtcgcaggcatggtggcag GAAGTGAATACTCTGGCAACGCCTATGGCCACACCCCCTACTCCTCCTACAGCGAGGCCTGGCGCTTCCCCAACTCCAGCTTGCTGA
- the PAX8 gene encoding paired box protein Pax-8 isoform X3, whose translation MPHNSIRSGHGGLNQLGGAFVNGRPLPEVVRQRIVDLAHQGVRPCDISRQLRVSHGCVSKILGRYYETGSIRPGVIGGSKPKVATPKVVEKIGDYKRQNPTMFAWEIRDRLLAEGVCDNDTVPSVSSINRIIRTKVQQPFNLPMDSCVATKSLSPGHTLIPSSAVTPPESPQSDSLGSTYSINGLLGIAQPGSDKRKMDDSDQDSCRLSIDSQSSSSGPRKHLRTDAFSQHHLEPLECPFERQHYPEAYASPSHTKGEQGERWWGPRCPDTHPTSPPVDRAAMPPLPSQAWWQEVNTLATPMATPPTPPTARPGASPTPAC comes from the exons GCCATGGAGGGCTGAACCAGCTGGGAGGGGCCTTTGTGAACGGTAGACCCCTGCCGGAAGTGGTCCGCCAGCGCATTGTAGACCTGGCCCACCAGGGTGTGAGGCCCTGTGACATCTCTCGCCAGCTCCGCGTCAGCCATGGCTGCGTCAGCAAGATCCTAGGCAG GTACTACGAGACTGGCAGCATCCGGCCTGGAGTGATAGGGGGCTCCAAGCCCAAGGTGGCCACCCCCAAGGTGGTGGAGAAGATTGGGGACTACAAACGCCAGAACCCTACCATGTTTGCCTGGGAGATCCGAGACCGGCTCCTGGCTGAGGGCGTCTGTGACAATGATACTGTGCCCAGTGTCAGCTCCATTAATAG AATCATCCGGACCAAAGTGCAGCAACCATTCAACCTCCCTATGGACAGCTGCGTGGCCACCAAGTCCCTGAGTCCTGGACACACACTGA TCCCCAGCTCAGCTGTAACTCCCCCAGAGTCACCCCAGTCGGATTCCTTGGGCTCCACCTACTCCATCAATGGGCTCCTGGGCATCGCTCAGCCTGGCAGTGACAAGAGGAAAATGGATGACA GTGATCAGGATAGCTGCCGGCTGAGCATTGACTCACAGAGCAGCAGCAGCGGACCCCGAAAGCACCTTCGCACGGATGCCTTCAGCCAGCACCACCTCGAGCCGCTCGAGTGCCCATTTGAGCGGCAGCACTACCCGGAGGCCTATGCCTCCCCCAGCCACACCAAAGGCGAGCAG GGCGAGAGATGGTGGGGCCCACGCTGCCCGGATACCCACCCCACATCCCCACCAGTGGACAGGGCAGCTATGCCTCCTCTGCCAtcgcaggcatggtggcag GAAGTGAATACTCTGGCAACGCCTATGGCCACACCCCCTACTCCTCCTACAGCGAGGCCTGGCGCTTCCCCAACTCCAGCTTGCTGA
- the PAX8 gene encoding paired box protein Pax-8 isoform X4 — translation MPHNSIRSGHGGLNQLGGAFVNGRPLPEVVRQRIVDLAHQGVRPCDISRQLRVSHGCVSKILGRYYETGSIRPGVIGGSKPKVATPKVVEKIGDYKRQNPTMFAWEIRDRLLAEGVCDNDTVPSVSSINRIIRTKVQQPFNLPMDSCVATKSLSPGHTLIPSSAVTPPESPQSDSLGSTYSINGLLGIAQPGSDKRKMDDSDQDSCRLSIDSQSSSSGPRKHLRTDAFSQHHLEPLECPFERQHYPEAYASPSHTKGEQEVNTLATPMATPPTPPTARPGASPTPAC, via the exons GCCATGGAGGGCTGAACCAGCTGGGAGGGGCCTTTGTGAACGGTAGACCCCTGCCGGAAGTGGTCCGCCAGCGCATTGTAGACCTGGCCCACCAGGGTGTGAGGCCCTGTGACATCTCTCGCCAGCTCCGCGTCAGCCATGGCTGCGTCAGCAAGATCCTAGGCAG GTACTACGAGACTGGCAGCATCCGGCCTGGAGTGATAGGGGGCTCCAAGCCCAAGGTGGCCACCCCCAAGGTGGTGGAGAAGATTGGGGACTACAAACGCCAGAACCCTACCATGTTTGCCTGGGAGATCCGAGACCGGCTCCTGGCTGAGGGCGTCTGTGACAATGATACTGTGCCCAGTGTCAGCTCCATTAATAG AATCATCCGGACCAAAGTGCAGCAACCATTCAACCTCCCTATGGACAGCTGCGTGGCCACCAAGTCCCTGAGTCCTGGACACACACTGA TCCCCAGCTCAGCTGTAACTCCCCCAGAGTCACCCCAGTCGGATTCCTTGGGCTCCACCTACTCCATCAATGGGCTCCTGGGCATCGCTCAGCCTGGCAGTGACAAGAGGAAAATGGATGACA GTGATCAGGATAGCTGCCGGCTGAGCATTGACTCACAGAGCAGCAGCAGCGGACCCCGAAAGCACCTTCGCACGGATGCCTTCAGCCAGCACCACCTCGAGCCGCTCGAGTGCCCATTTGAGCGGCAGCACTACCCGGAGGCCTATGCCTCCCCCAGCCACACCAAAGGCGAGCAG GAAGTGAATACTCTGGCAACGCCTATGGCCACACCCCCTACTCCTCCTACAGCGAGGCCTGGCGCTTCCCCAACTCCAGCTTGCTGA